The following coding sequences are from one Cygnus olor isolate bCygOlo1 chromosome 2, bCygOlo1.pri.v2, whole genome shotgun sequence window:
- the FKBP14 gene encoding peptidyl-prolyl cis-trans isomerase FKBP14 — MAAVLRAVLLGAAVLRCAAAALIPPAEVEVEVLQKPFLCRRRSKWGDLLLVHYEGFLQSDGAMFHSTHKHNNGQPMWFTLGIREAIKGWDKGLKDMCVGEKRKLTIPPALAYGKEGKGKIPPESTLIFNIDLLEIRNGPRSHESFQEMDLNDDWKLSKQEVKIYLKKEFEKHGAVVNDTQHDALVEDIFDKEDEDSDGFISAREFTYKHDEL, encoded by the exons ATGGCGGCCGTGCTGCGGGCCGTGCTGCTGGGCGCCGCCGTGCTGCGCTGCGCGGCCGCCGCCCTCATCCCCCCGGCCgaggtggaggtggaggtgctGCAGAAGCCGTTCCTGTGCCGGCGGCGGAGCAAGTGGggggacctgctgctggtgcacTACGAGGGCTTCCTGCAGAGCGACGGCGCCATGTTCCACTCCAC TCACAAGCATAACAATGGTCAACCTATGTGGTTTACACTTGGCATAAGGGAAGCTATCAAAGGCTGGGACAAAGGTTTGAAGGACATGTGTGTGGGAGAGAAGCGGAAGCTAACTATTCCACCAGCCCTTGCTtatggaaaagaagggaaag GAAAAATTCCACCTGAGAGCACGCTGATATTCAACATTGACCTTCTAGAAATTAGGAATGGACCAAGGTCTCATGAGTCATTCCAAGAAATGGATCTTAACGATGACTGGAAACTATCCAAGCAAGAG GTGAAAATTTACTtgaagaaagaatttgaaaaacatgGAGCGGTGGTAAATGACACGCAGCATGACGCTTTGGTTGAAGACATATTTGATAAAGAGGATGAAGACAGTGATGGGTTTATATCTGCAAGGGAATTCACGTACAAGCATGATGagctgtaa